In Candidatus Chlorohelix allophototropha, one DNA window encodes the following:
- a CDS encoding glycosyltransferase family 39 protein produces MNLAPSVSGSKLKVQNSKLNRRIFIFFLLLFFLTFGGHLYSGDGFTSYATARSFIEGNGGALDNYSNDTRFALRGADGKLYGKYGLGQALVEIPPILFIKLLSLFSTGFAEDATARFLVSTLNLFVCATTQLLLFKLGRKLGFGTLSAFSVTLLYGIASMSWVYSHLDFSEPLVTLCYLLMFGALLEGQDKRHLFCAGFWLGAAILFKTVAAIALFPLLLYLIMKSGRHNALKAMLWLALPLLATAALLLWYNFYRYGKFTESGYSAIADQFAFGSVYGGIYGFLFSSGKSIFLYAPGLVLALFGLKPFWQRQKTEAVFGLSLFTTYLIFYALFWNWEGDWTWGSRYLYPALPFLFLFALPLLQNRSKPMRWFFKLVLVTGILVNIAGSLVEFNYYFYVSGAANAEPDWRFVPELSPLRGQVFLAASAFSRTAGGASLQMDYTGWDAERVHAVTKKIELAPYDKFDLWWLRFANPEGATNGWMGLIVGGLIGIILVIIIWNSWQRLKIQRDIVAAIEAE; encoded by the coding sequence ATGAACCTTGCGCCATCGGTATCGGGTAGTAAACTAAAAGTTCAAAACTCGAAGCTGAATCGGCGTATTTTCATTTTCTTCTTGTTACTCTTCTTCCTAACTTTCGGCGGGCATCTCTACAGTGGTGACGGTTTTACCAGCTACGCCACCGCTCGAAGCTTCATTGAAGGCAACGGCGGCGCATTGGATAACTATAGTAACGATACTCGCTTCGCCCTACGTGGGGCTGACGGCAAGCTCTACGGCAAATATGGTCTGGGTCAAGCGTTAGTTGAAATTCCCCCTATTCTTTTCATAAAACTGCTCTCGCTTTTCTCAACCGGTTTTGCCGAAGATGCCACCGCTCGTTTTCTGGTTAGCACGCTGAACTTATTCGTTTGCGCCACTACCCAACTATTACTATTCAAGCTTGGCAGAAAATTGGGATTCGGCACGCTCTCCGCTTTTTCGGTAACGCTGCTCTACGGCATCGCCTCGATGAGTTGGGTGTACAGCCATCTCGATTTCAGCGAACCGTTAGTCACGCTCTGTTATTTGCTCATGTTTGGCGCGCTGCTGGAAGGACAAGACAAGCGACATTTATTCTGCGCCGGGTTTTGGCTAGGCGCTGCCATTCTCTTTAAAACGGTAGCGGCTATTGCCCTTTTCCCCCTACTGCTTTACCTGATAATGAAATCAGGACGGCATAATGCGCTAAAAGCAATGCTATGGCTGGCGCTACCTTTATTGGCTACCGCCGCACTGCTACTCTGGTACAACTTCTACCGCTACGGCAAATTCACCGAATCGGGCTATAGCGCAATAGCCGACCAGTTTGCCTTCGGTTCTGTTTACGGCGGGATTTACGGCTTTCTGTTCAGTTCCGGCAAAAGTATCTTCCTCTATGCGCCCGGTCTAGTTCTTGCCCTTTTCGGCTTAAAACCATTCTGGCAAAGGCAAAAAACGGAGGCGGTTTTCGGGCTGAGTTTGTTCACGACCTACCTAATCTTTTATGCGCTCTTCTGGAACTGGGAAGGCGATTGGACATGGGGTTCGCGTTATCTTTACCCTGCGCTGCCCTTCCTGTTCCTCTTTGCGCTGCCGCTATTGCAAAACCGTAGCAAACCGATGCGCTGGTTCTTCAAACTGGTACTAGTCACCGGGATTCTGGTGAATATTGCCGGGTCGCTGGTTGAGTTCAACTATTACTTCTATGTAAGCGGCGCTGCTAACGCTGAACCGGACTGGCGTTTTGTACCCGAACTCTCGCCCCTACGCGGACAAGTGTTTTTAGCTGCATCCGCCTTCAGCCGTACCGCCGGAGGCGCTTCCCTGCAAATGGACTATACCGGGTGGGATGCCGAACGAGTGCATGCCGTTACAAAAAAAATCGAGCTTGCGCCTTACGACAAATTCGACCTCTGGTGGTTGCGCTTCGCCAACCCCGAAGGCGCGACAAACGGTTGGATGGGATTGATAGTCGGGGGGCTTATCGGAATCATTTTAGTTATAATAATTTGGAATAGCTGGCAAAGATTAAAAATTCAACGGGATATAGTAGCCGCTATCGAAGCTGAGTAA